In a single window of the Streptomyces sp. HUAS ZL42 genome:
- a CDS encoding carbonic anhydrase, producing MNSDPVPDGAVRPQRTASGAPVTGTTPPARRSLLRAALTGTAVLGTGLAVGASPAVAAPPTTAPRKRPTTAEEALRELAAGNCRWRTFRERHPDETPVVRQALTTGQHPFALILGCIDSRVPPELVFDQGLGDLMTVRSAGQVLDEAVLGSLAYGVLELGIPLLMVLGHQSCGAVKATVQADESGEELPAHIQYLADQISPAIDRSKEGDARIDATIDANIRLIRSRLAAEPDLAAKVDSGALAIVGARYELTTQRVHRIS from the coding sequence GTGAACTCTGATCCAGTACCTGACGGAGCGGTCCGCCCACAGCGGACGGCATCCGGCGCCCCGGTCACCGGCACGACACCCCCCGCCCGGCGCTCCCTCCTGCGCGCCGCGCTCACCGGGACCGCTGTCCTCGGAACCGGCCTCGCCGTCGGCGCCTCCCCCGCGGTCGCCGCGCCCCCCACCACCGCTCCGCGCAAGCGGCCCACCACCGCCGAGGAGGCTCTGCGGGAGCTGGCGGCGGGCAACTGCCGCTGGCGTACCTTCCGCGAGCGGCACCCCGACGAGACGCCCGTCGTCCGCCAGGCGCTGACGACCGGTCAGCACCCCTTCGCCCTCATACTCGGCTGCATCGACTCCCGGGTCCCTCCGGAGCTGGTCTTCGACCAGGGCCTCGGCGATCTGATGACCGTCCGCAGCGCGGGCCAGGTCCTCGACGAGGCCGTGCTCGGCAGCCTCGCGTACGGCGTGCTCGAGCTGGGCATCCCGCTGCTCATGGTGCTCGGCCACCAGTCGTGCGGGGCAGTGAAGGCCACGGTCCAGGCGGACGAGTCGGGCGAAGAACTGCCCGCCCACATCCAGTACCTGGCCGACCAGATCAGCCCGGCCATCGACCGCAGCAAGGAGGGTGACGCGCGCATCGACGCGACGATCGACGCGAACATACGGCTCATCCGGTCACGGCTCGCCGCGGAGCCCGATCTCGCCGCCAAGGTGGACTCGGGCGCGCTGGCCATCGTCGGCGCCCGCTACGAACTGACCACCCAGCGAGTGCACCGCATCAGCTGA